A region of Planctomycetia bacterium DNA encodes the following proteins:
- a CDS encoding zincin-like metallopeptidase domain-containing protein: protein GHIRKGEKGFPVVFWKWRAADDTETTEEGKPARSAPLLRYYTVFNVAQCDDLPADRIPTVETVTHPFTPIERAEVVVHGYPQGPRLEHGYPGAWYRPSADLVGMPTPEQFTSPEEYYNTLFHELTHSTGHRERLARKGITDDIHFGSTSYSQEELVAEMGAAFLMGHCGLEQATLDNSAAYIDAWRQRLKADSRVVVFAAAQAQRAADLILSHAANDEAE from the coding sequence GGCCACATCCGGAAAGGGGAAAAAGGTTTTCCGGTGGTGTTTTGGAAATGGCGGGCAGCGGACGACACCGAGACCACCGAAGAAGGCAAACCGGCGCGCTCTGCGCCGCTCCTGCGCTACTACACGGTGTTCAACGTCGCCCAATGTGACGACCTGCCGGCCGATCGCATCCCCACCGTGGAAACGGTCACGCACCCCTTTACGCCGATCGAACGCGCCGAAGTCGTGGTTCACGGCTATCCACAAGGCCCCCGGCTCGAACATGGCTACCCGGGAGCCTGGTATCGCCCCAGCGCCGATCTAGTCGGCATGCCGACGCCCGAGCAGTTCACGAGCCCTGAGGAATACTACAACACGTTGTTCCACGAGCTGACCCACTCCACCGGTCACCGCGAGCGCCTGGCGCGCAAGGGCATTACGGACGACATCCACTTCGGCAGCACGAGCTACAGCCAGGAGGAACTGGTCGCCGAGATGGGGGCCGCCTTCTTGATGGGGCACTGCGGCCTGGAGCAAGCCACGCTCGACAACTCTGCCGCCTATATCGACGCCTGGCGGCAACGTCTCAAGGCCGACAGCCGAGTGGTGGTGTTCGCAGCCGCCCAGGCGCAACGCGCGGCCGACTTGATCCTCAGCCATGCGGCCAACGACGAAGCCGAGTAG
- a CDS encoding recombinase family protein: MSHIGVYLRVSTRKQDTRSQEPDLKRWLDAFANGSEVRWYRDTASGKSMDRPGWKKLEAELNGGNVSQVVVWRLDRLGRTASGLTALFEKLVTRRVGLVSLKDGFDLSTASGRLLANLLASVAAFELELRAERVLAGQAAARTAGKRWGGSKSGRRISVTDEQLEAVRRLKAEGCGVAVIARATGLSRPTIYSILDASRG, encoded by the coding sequence ATGTCGCACATTGGTGTTTACCTCCGCGTCAGCACGCGCAAGCAGGATACTCGTAGCCAAGAGCCGGACTTGAAACGCTGGCTCGACGCCTTTGCCAACGGTAGTGAAGTCCGCTGGTATCGCGACACCGCCTCCGGCAAGTCGATGGATCGACCCGGCTGGAAGAAACTGGAAGCGGAACTGAATGGCGGCAACGTCTCGCAAGTCGTCGTCTGGCGACTCGATCGCCTAGGACGCACTGCCAGTGGTCTCACCGCACTATTCGAAAAACTGGTGACCAGGCGAGTGGGGCTCGTCTCACTGAAAGATGGCTTCGACTTGAGTACTGCTTCCGGTCGACTGCTAGCCAACTTGCTGGCGAGTGTCGCCGCGTTTGAACTAGAACTGCGCGCCGAACGCGTCTTAGCAGGCCAGGCTGCCGCGAGAACGGCTGGAAAGCGTTGGGGGGGATCAAAGTCTGGACGCCGGATCAGCGTCACCGACGAGCAACTGGAGGCCGTACGGCGACTCAAGGCGGAAGGCTGTGGCGTGGCAGTGATCGCACGCGCCACCGGGCTCTCGCGCCCCACGATCTATTCCATTCTCGACGCAAGCAGGGGCTAA
- a CDS encoding serine/threonine-protein kinase, which produces MAGDATPSALSRRLKKEQPMVDPVNQTSTDVELMYAFEQLTSRVIAGEVIDARVLRDEFPHQADQLESMLPAMLSLAMCGMDPKGSGGNAHHTSPGLLGDYRILREVGRGGMGVVYEAEQISLSRRVALKILPFAAVLDPRHLQRFKNEAMAAAHLDHPNIVEVYGIGCERSIHFYAMRFIDGVTLADVVEAKRQSQAGHVEAQNPHLGSNPNDEARTEVFSHSSDASLSTPHASLATDTSPILQAALSTVNSITPKERFRRIAEIGIQAAEAHDHAHQMGIVHRDIKPSNLMIDERGKLWVTDFGLARNQGDASMTMTGDLVGTLRYMSPEQALAKRITVDHRTDIYSLGVTLYELLTLRAAFPSNDRQETLRQIAFEEATTPRKLDKSIPEELETIILKAMEKNPDDRYATAREVAGDLRRWLEHMPIVARVPGMFVKAKKWTRRHSAFTTSAMLLLAISTVLLATSVVLINAAYTKESAQRGVARKEADLAKQNLDLAVQAIDKIVALGSRDLALTSASAELRKGMLAESLKMCRVLRNSYPDDALLAVRTTVICYELAGLEDRTQNSPKAKQLALEAAETTRDMLTRVQGDQERILALIHGFRETLDRPDVWLSGYAVPLCVATRDLMNLLQALPPTRLSLCAELHCDALLSSRYDKASARLEATIARVKNTEEWGNADVDLLRNMREAQGALADISWGGTQVQLEKTMSEYVSASRETLAKSNNPVDADVLVFALTRRGDATPDDELARKYYEEGLAIGNHWFALHPKYTLLLPGIALCHRSLAGHDRDLGKLDLAEAEAHAQAAAKIYRERLDRLRSKARFEYHYAANAFELLAEIVELRGRRTDVRRLYQDECDFWRRLADTSSPPDEVARATLIEAEQSWGAFEVVSGESAIARQAFARAEAELRLLVAAAPAVQQDELNEYLAEFLAVTPLQDLAKLDEAENIMAGLPQSGDFKRVFTSLNRDSKEESDRVRSLIQLRRGNPLPAIEAYRRLDKPHMYLAIAEAKAGHKEAARIACQAALADPQFYWASRWELREFECQFREFAALIELSTYELLDVRDSSSVSPNGDAPRLISWLRRKTTPVPP; this is translated from the coding sequence TTGGCGGGCGATGCAACGCCTTCGGCCCTTTCTCGACGGCTAAAAAAAGAGCAGCCCATGGTAGACCCGGTAAATCAGACGTCGACAGACGTCGAACTCATGTACGCATTCGAGCAATTGACGAGTCGCGTCATCGCTGGCGAAGTCATCGACGCCCGTGTCCTGCGCGACGAGTTTCCTCATCAGGCCGACCAACTGGAATCGATGTTGCCGGCAATGCTCTCGCTCGCGATGTGCGGAATGGACCCTAAGGGAAGTGGAGGCAATGCCCATCACACCTCGCCCGGCCTGCTAGGTGACTACCGCATCCTCCGCGAAGTCGGCCGCGGCGGGATGGGCGTGGTGTACGAAGCCGAGCAGATTTCCCTTTCGCGGCGCGTGGCGCTCAAGATTCTGCCATTCGCGGCCGTGCTCGATCCTCGCCATTTGCAGCGGTTCAAGAACGAAGCCATGGCCGCAGCGCATCTGGATCATCCGAACATCGTCGAGGTCTACGGGATCGGTTGCGAACGGAGCATTCATTTCTATGCCATGCGATTCATCGACGGCGTGACCTTAGCGGACGTGGTCGAGGCGAAGCGGCAGAGCCAGGCCGGGCATGTCGAAGCCCAAAATCCGCATCTCGGCTCAAATCCAAATGACGAAGCTCGCACGGAAGTCTTTTCGCATTCCTCCGATGCGTCACTCAGCACTCCGCACGCATCACTTGCCACCGACACTTCGCCGATTCTCCAGGCCGCCCTTAGCACCGTTAACAGCATTACGCCCAAGGAGCGCTTTCGCCGCATCGCCGAAATCGGCATCCAGGCTGCCGAGGCGCACGATCATGCGCATCAGATGGGCATTGTGCATCGCGACATCAAGCCGTCGAACCTGATGATCGACGAGCGTGGCAAACTGTGGGTCACCGACTTCGGCCTCGCCCGCAACCAAGGCGACGCCAGCATGACGATGACCGGCGACCTGGTCGGCACGCTCCGCTACATGAGCCCGGAACAAGCCCTGGCCAAACGAATCACCGTCGACCACCGCACCGACATTTATTCGTTGGGCGTGACGCTTTACGAACTGCTAACCTTGCGCGCCGCGTTCCCCAGCAACGACCGCCAAGAAACGCTGCGCCAGATCGCGTTCGAGGAAGCGACTACGCCACGCAAGCTCGACAAGTCGATTCCCGAGGAGTTGGAAACGATCATCTTGAAGGCGATGGAAAAGAACCCGGACGATCGCTACGCGACAGCCCGCGAAGTGGCGGGTGACTTGCGACGGTGGTTGGAGCACATGCCGATTGTGGCACGAGTTCCCGGTATGTTCGTTAAGGCGAAGAAATGGACCCGGCGTCATAGTGCATTCACGACTTCGGCGATGTTGCTGCTGGCGATCTCGACTGTGCTGTTGGCCACTTCGGTCGTGCTGATCAACGCTGCCTATACCAAGGAATCAGCACAACGAGGTGTGGCCCGCAAGGAGGCAGACCTGGCCAAGCAGAACCTCGACTTGGCGGTGCAGGCCATCGATAAGATTGTCGCTCTCGGAAGCCGAGACTTAGCACTTACATCGGCGAGCGCCGAGTTGCGAAAGGGGATGCTGGCTGAGTCATTGAAAATGTGTCGAGTATTGCGCAATTCGTATCCCGATGACGCGCTTTTGGCGGTTAGGACCACCGTCATTTGCTACGAACTCGCCGGACTTGAGGACCGAACTCAGAACTCCCCAAAAGCGAAACAACTTGCCTTAGAGGCCGCGGAAACCACTCGTGACATGCTAACTCGTGTTCAAGGTGACCAAGAGCGCATTCTCGCGTTAATTCACGGCTTTCGTGAGACGCTTGATCGACCGGACGTATGGCTCAGCGGATATGCTGTACCGCTTTGTGTCGCAACACGCGATTTAATGAATCTGCTCCAGGCATTGCCTCCGACTCGCCTATCACTTTGTGCTGAACTACACTGCGATGCATTGCTTTCGAGCCGATATGATAAAGCCTCAGCGCGTCTTGAAGCGACGATTGCCCGGGTCAAGAATACTGAGGAATGGGGGAATGCCGATGTCGACTTGTTGCGGAATATGCGTGAAGCCCAAGGTGCGCTGGCGGATATCAGCTGGGGCGGCACCCAAGTACAACTCGAAAAAACAATGTCGGAATACGTCAGTGCCTCGCGCGAGACTTTAGCAAAGTCGAATAATCCGGTCGATGCGGACGTCCTCGTATTTGCCCTCACGCGACGAGGCGACGCCACGCCAGATGACGAACTTGCTCGAAAATACTATGAAGAGGGATTGGCCATTGGAAACCACTGGTTCGCGCTGCATCCAAAATACACGCTCCTGCTGCCGGGTATCGCGCTATGCCATCGATCACTAGCCGGGCATGATCGAGACCTAGGAAAGTTGGATCTGGCGGAAGCTGAGGCACATGCGCAGGCGGCCGCCAAGATTTATCGCGAGAGATTGGATCGGTTACGATCCAAGGCAAGGTTTGAATATCACTATGCGGCGAATGCTTTTGAACTGCTTGCAGAGATCGTGGAACTGCGCGGCCGCCGAACTGATGTACGACGCCTCTACCAGGATGAATGTGACTTCTGGCGTCGGCTCGCGGACACCTCCTCACCACCCGACGAGGTGGCGCGAGCGACATTGATTGAAGCCGAGCAGAGCTGGGGTGCATTCGAAGTAGTTAGCGGTGAATCAGCGATTGCTCGACAGGCATTTGCGCGGGCCGAAGCAGAACTTCGACTGTTAGTTGCGGCGGCTCCGGCCGTCCAGCAGGACGAACTCAACGAGTATCTTGCAGAATTCCTTGCAGTCACACCTCTTCAAGACTTAGCCAAGCTGGATGAGGCGGAAAATATCATGGCAGGGCTTCCGCAGTCAGGAGACTTTAAACGAGTCTTTACCTCATTGAATAGGGATTCCAAGGAGGAAAGTGACAGAGTCCGTTCCCTCATTCAATTACGACGTGGCAATCCCCTGCCTGCCATCGAAGCTTATCGGCGACTCGACAAGCCCCACATGTATTTGGCAATCGCCGAAGCAAAAGCTGGTCATAAAGAAGCTGCGAGAATCGCATGTCAAGCCGCGCTCGCTGATCCTCAGTTTTACTGGGCAAGCCGTTGGGAGCTTCGCGAGTTCGAGTGTCAATTCCGCGAGTTCGCCGCGCTGATCGAGTTGTCTACATACGAGCTGCTTGATGTTAGAGACAGTTCGAGCGTTTCACCGAATGGGGACGCGCCGCGATTGATTTCTTGGCTCCGTCGGAAGACCACGCCAGTCCCACCATAA
- a CDS encoding sigma-70 family RNA polymerase sigma factor — translation MASDASDQLLEHFAKGDLASAHQLLGSYRERLKHMVSIHLDRRLAARFDPSDVVQEGLAEAARRLPDYVAERPVALYPWLRQLTWEKLLQMRQHQLAARKRDPRREQSLALTDESAMQLAERLVSTGTSPSEGLIKRELGQRVRAALAQLSAGDQEILSMRYLEQLTVDEATAVLGISTDTFMKRHWRAMQRLRPFLDG, via the coding sequence ATGGCAAGTGATGCGTCGGATCAGTTGCTGGAACATTTTGCCAAGGGCGACTTGGCGTCGGCCCATCAACTTCTGGGGTCCTATCGCGAACGCTTGAAACATATGGTCAGTATCCACTTAGATCGACGGTTGGCTGCCCGGTTCGACCCTTCGGACGTCGTCCAGGAAGGTCTTGCCGAAGCGGCAAGGCGATTGCCCGACTACGTCGCGGAACGCCCTGTGGCCCTTTATCCTTGGCTGCGCCAACTCACCTGGGAAAAGCTGTTGCAGATGCGTCAACATCAACTGGCGGCCCGGAAACGCGACCCACGCCGAGAACAATCGCTTGCACTGACCGATGAATCCGCTATGCAACTCGCTGAACGGCTGGTTTCCACAGGAACAAGTCCGAGCGAGGGGCTGATCAAACGAGAACTAGGTCAGCGCGTGCGAGCTGCATTAGCTCAGCTCTCTGCAGGTGATCAGGAAATTCTCAGCATGAGGTATCTGGAGCAGTTGACAGTTGACGAAGCCACGGCGGTACTCGGGATTTCCACCGACACTTTCATGAAGCGTCATTGGCGGGCGATGCAACGCCTTCGGCCCTTTCTCGACGGCTAA
- the dps gene encoding DNA starvation/stationary phase protection protein Dps produces MSKRSGFSTANDLAADVREKSIALLNQHLADGIDLYSQIKQAHWNVKGLQFHQLHLLFDSLADEVEEHIDEIAERATALGGVALGTTRIAASASRLPEYDLGAVNGRQHLEALIARFAALAKTTRAAIDTAAGFGDADTADLFTGVSRGLDKNLWFLESHVQE; encoded by the coding sequence ATGTCGAAACGCAGTGGTTTTTCCACAGCGAATGATCTTGCGGCGGATGTTCGCGAGAAATCGATCGCGCTGTTGAATCAGCACCTGGCCGATGGGATTGATCTCTATAGCCAGATCAAGCAGGCCCATTGGAACGTGAAAGGCCTGCAGTTCCATCAACTGCACTTGCTGTTCGATTCGCTGGCGGACGAAGTGGAAGAGCACATTGACGAGATCGCCGAGCGTGCAACGGCGCTCGGCGGGGTGGCGCTCGGCACGACGCGGATCGCGGCGTCGGCGTCGCGATTGCCCGAGTATGACCTGGGCGCGGTGAACGGACGCCAGCACCTGGAGGCGTTGATTGCGCGCTTCGCCGCGCTAGCGAAGACAACGCGGGCCGCCATCGACACGGCTGCCGGGTTCGGCGATGCGGATACCGCGGACTTGTTCACGGGCGTGTCGCGCGGTCTCGACAAGAACCTGTGGTTCCTGGAATCGCACGTGCAGGAGTAA